The uncultured Bacteroides sp. genomic sequence CTAAATGTGTGTTTTTAGCTATATAAATTGCTGATAATTAATAGTGAAACACTTTTTAACTCGCCTATTCCCTTTTTCTAGAAAAGATATATAGACGTTTTCTGACAATACGTTTTACTTTTTGACTTAATTGCTTGATTATAAGCCGCGTAAAAATTATATCTACCCCCTATAATAACAGAATATAGCATCAATTTTTCCGCAGCTCAGAAGTTGCCTTTCCGGCTTACTTTTTCTTTCCTATATAGAACACATAACCAAAGAATTCTTTGTACTTGTTGTATATCTCAATTTCTTCAGTTTGCCTTTCAAGGAACTCTTCAACAGCTTTATTACCTTTGTATAAGGATGCGTATTCTTCTATTCTTTTTGCCATGTGAATGTAGAAATTTTCTGTCCAGCAACGATCAGGCAGAATGAAATGAGCTATCGGGATATATCCTGCATCCTGCATAATCCTGATATTGGCCGGGATGGTATCCATCTCTGGATAATTGGCCATCCAGTAGTCCTCAATCTCTGAAGGACGCTCGTTGGTAAACCAGGAAGCTTCACTTACTGCAATCATTCCATTATCTTTCAGATATTTTCTCCATTCGGTCAGCCCTTTCTTGAATCCGATAATGAAGATAGAGCTTTCCGCCCATATCAAATCAAGCTCCTTTTCTTTAAATGGCAGATTGTCCATAGATGCAATCTGTGTTTCTACTTTTTCTTCAAGATGATATTGATTGATCTTAGCCTTAACCCCTTCAATCATTTCCGGACTAATGTCCGAAGCTATGATTTTACTTTCTGTGTTTTGGGCAAGCACCAAAGTCTGAGTACCTGTTCCGCAACCAATGTCTACTATCTTTGAACTTTTGGAAAGACCATTGATAAAACTTAAAGCCAATTTTGTTTCTTCATCGCCACCAGGGCCTTGCCTTTTCATGCCCGAAAAGAAATCGAAAATTAACTTTATGTCAAAGTCTGCTACTAATTTAAAATCTTCTTCCATAATATAAGTTGTTTCAATAAGCTTGTTTTTTATTTCGTTCAGGAGAGTAATTATGCTTTTCAAATATATGATTAATTATCTTATTGGGGTTGTGTCTTCTTTGTTTTTTTTCAAATTCAGAAGAAAATGAGTTTTCATCCCTCACTCCCTCACTATTTTTTATAATAGACTGACTTCTAGTTTGGTATACCGTGATGGATGCATTTTTATCTATAACTGAAACATCACAAAAAGGCATCATCCCTCACTATTTCAATCTCCATTGGCCTATTTTGTGTTCAAAAAGTAGTTCCCAATTAAGCCTTGTACTTGTTATATGATAATGCTGGAGGTCTTGTTCTTTTTTTAATCGCAATTATTTAAATTGAATGCTTTAAATAAGAAGTTTAAAAATAATCCCGTTTTAAATTAAATGCTATATTTGTCCTTCGAAATCTAAGTGTTATATTTTATGAGGAAAATAGATGTGTTATTTGTTGGTCTGATAATTATGTTACTTGGAACGTCATGTTCACAAATACATTTTATCAGTAATAAGGATTACCGTGCAAAAGTGAATAAAGCTCTGGCCCAGAAAAGGGCAGTCATGCCCAATGGAAGCTTTGGAGGTTTTTCAGATGTGTTCAATCGCAAACTCCCTTTGCAGGAAAAAGAGGCCATGGAGTTTCTTTATGCCTATATGTCTTTAGCAGACATCACTAATTATCCGGATACTTTTTTTCTTAAAAACGTTAGTCTGTCCTTTCAGGCTAAACAAGAAATGCCTTGGGGAAAAGAAATTAGTGAAGAGCTGTTTCGTCATTTCGTGTTGCCTTTGCGGGTGAACAATGAAACACTCGATAATTCACGCGAGGTATTTTATGGAGAATTGAAAAACCGGGTGAAGAATCTTTCACTTTACGATGCTATTCTGGAGGTAAATCACTGGTGTCATGAAAAGGTAGTCTATACACCTTCCGATGCCCGAACCAGTTCGCCGCTGGCTTCCGTACGTACTGCTTATGGTCGTTGCGGTGAGGAATCTACTTTTTTGGTAGCAGCTCTTCGTTCTGTGGGCATTCCTGCCCGACAGGTCTATACTCCCCGATGGGCACATACCGATGATAACCATGCATGGGTGGAAGCGTGGTCAAATGGTAAGTGGTATTTCCTTGGCGCTTGCGAACCGGAACCAATGCTTAATCTGGCATGGTTCACTGCTCCGGCAAAAAGAGGAATGTTGATGCATACAAATGTATTCGGACTCTATACCGGCAAAGAGGAGATAATGACTGTTACTCCCAATTTTACCGAGATCAATGTGATAGGTAACTATGCACCAACAGATCGTATAGATGTAACCATACTGGATGCTCAGAAGAAACCTGTTCAGGGAGCAACAGTGGAGTATAAGCTCTATAACTATGGCGAATTTTATTCCGTAGCTAAAAAACAGACTGATAATTATGGCAAATCATTCCTTACATCAGGAAAGGGTGATATTATTGTGTGGGCCTCAAAAGACGGAGCTTATGATTTTCAGAAAGTATCTGTGGGCAAGGATCACTCGCTTACATTGACTTTGGATAAGAAAGTATCAAGCATTGCTGATGCAGATGCAGATGCTGTAAGGGAAATGGCGCTTGATCTTGTTCCTCCGGTTGAGATGCCTGTTACTACAAATGTGAGTAAGGAACAGCGGGCTGCTAACAATCTTCGCCTTGCTAAAGAGGATTCTATCCGTAATGCTTACATCGCTACATTTATTAATGAAGATAAGATTAAAGAGGTTGCCGGCCGACTGAATATTGACCAGGAACGTGCAAAGAAACTATTTGTGGCTTCTCGCGGAAACTGGATGGAAATTGAGAAATTCCTTCTTGCCACAACTGCAGAAAACAGGGAGAAAGCGTTGAGCCTTCTTGAAGTTATCTCGGCTAAAGATTTGCGTGACACGCCTGCCGAGGTGCTGACCGACCATCTGCTTTATACAATTGCCGGACAAGGTGATGTTTATAACCATTATGTGCTTAACCCACGAGTAGGAGATGAGTTTCTTACTGCATACAAACGAAATCTTCAGAATGCCTTTTCTGCTGATCTGGCAAATTCTATCCGCAACAACCCGAAGACTTTGGTCGACTGGTGCCGGAAGAATATAACCATTAACGATGAACTGAACTCCAATCGTCTTTACATGTCGCCCTTTGGTGTGTGGCAATTACGCGTGGCCGATACTCGCTCAAGAAATGTATTCTTTGTTGCCGTGCTTCGCAGTCTGGGGGTACCTTCACGCATTGAATTGATGACCGGTAAATTGCAATATTACTTTAATGATTCCTGGATGGACGTGAATTTTGAGAATACAGAAAAAGAAAATGCTCCTCAGGGATTCCTGAGTGCCACCTATACTCCGAATAGTTCTCTGAAAGATCCGCTTTACTACAAGCATTTCACAATTTCCAGAATAGAAAACGGGAAATTGTATCTGTTGGAGTTTGATGAAGATGCGGAAAGTTCATGGAGCAAGATCTTCAGTTCTCCGCTAAAACTGGATGCAGGAAATTATTTAATGGTTACAGGAAGCCGAATGGCCGATGGTAGTGTGCTGAGCGATCTGAGTTTCTTTACCATTGAAACGGGAAAAACTACCGATGTTCAGCTGAAAATGCGTGAGGCTTCTGGTAAATTGCAGGTGCTTGGCAACTTTAATTCCGAGGCTACTTTTACCGATGCTGCAACAGGTAAGGAGCAAAGCTTCCTGGGTGCTAACGGAAGAGGCTACTTCATTGCGGCTTTGGTCAGAAATAATCACGAGCCAACTAACCATGCATTGAGAGATATTGCCGCCTGCAAAAAGCAACTGGAAGAGTGGGGCAAGCAAATCATTATACTTTTCCCGGATGAGGAAGAGTGGAAAGCCTTTAATCCGAAAGCGTACGGTGAGCTTCCAAAGAACATTACCTTTGGAATAGATAAGAACGGTTCGGTGCTTCGTCAGGTAAAAGATGGTGTTGAAACCTTACGCCAAGGTGAATTACCCGTTGTTATTGTGAGCGACACCTTTAATCGTGTGGTTTTTGCTTCGCAAGGTTACCGCATTGGGTTGGGAGAACAGTTAGTGAAAGTGATAGAGCAAATACAGCCGGCTCAGTCTAACGGTAATGGATGCACTCCTGCTCAGGCATGTAGTAAATAATTGCCTGCCATTGGTTAGCTACAATCAGATATAATGATCCCCGTTTCTTATCAATAACTTAAGAAACGGGGATAATTTTTTATTTATTTCCGGTCAGAGAAGCAATTGTCTGTCGCACACGTTCGGCAGAAGTACGCGGTTCGGCATATTCATCTACCTGAACGG encodes the following:
- a CDS encoding class I SAM-dependent methyltransferase, which produces MEEDFKLVADFDIKLIFDFFSGMKRQGPGGDEETKLALSFINGLSKSSKIVDIGCGTGTQTLVLAQNTESKIIASDISPEMIEGVKAKINQYHLEEKVETQIASMDNLPFKEKELDLIWAESSIFIIGFKKGLTEWRKYLKDNGMIAVSEASWFTNERPSEIEDYWMANYPEMDTIPANIRIMQDAGYIPIAHFILPDRCWTENFYIHMAKRIEEYASLYKGNKAVEEFLERQTEEIEIYNKYKEFFGYVFYIGKKK
- a CDS encoding transglutaminase-like domain-containing protein, giving the protein MRKIDVLFVGLIIMLLGTSCSQIHFISNKDYRAKVNKALAQKRAVMPNGSFGGFSDVFNRKLPLQEKEAMEFLYAYMSLADITNYPDTFFLKNVSLSFQAKQEMPWGKEISEELFRHFVLPLRVNNETLDNSREVFYGELKNRVKNLSLYDAILEVNHWCHEKVVYTPSDARTSSPLASVRTAYGRCGEESTFLVAALRSVGIPARQVYTPRWAHTDDNHAWVEAWSNGKWYFLGACEPEPMLNLAWFTAPAKRGMLMHTNVFGLYTGKEEIMTVTPNFTEINVIGNYAPTDRIDVTILDAQKKPVQGATVEYKLYNYGEFYSVAKKQTDNYGKSFLTSGKGDIIVWASKDGAYDFQKVSVGKDHSLTLTLDKKVSSIADADADAVREMALDLVPPVEMPVTTNVSKEQRAANNLRLAKEDSIRNAYIATFINEDKIKEVAGRLNIDQERAKKLFVASRGNWMEIEKFLLATTAENREKALSLLEVISAKDLRDTPAEVLTDHLLYTIAGQGDVYNHYVLNPRVGDEFLTAYKRNLQNAFSADLANSIRNNPKTLVDWCRKNITINDELNSNRLYMSPFGVWQLRVADTRSRNVFFVAVLRSLGVPSRIELMTGKLQYYFNDSWMDVNFENTEKENAPQGFLSATYTPNSSLKDPLYYKHFTISRIENGKLYLLEFDEDAESSWSKIFSSPLKLDAGNYLMVTGSRMADGSVLSDLSFFTIETGKTTDVQLKMREASGKLQVLGNFNSEATFTDAATGKEQSFLGANGRGYFIAALVRNNHEPTNHALRDIAACKKQLEEWGKQIIILFPDEEEWKAFNPKAYGELPKNITFGIDKNGSVLRQVKDGVETLRQGELPVVIVSDTFNRVVFASQGYRIGLGEQLVKVIEQIQPAQSNGNGCTPAQACSK